A single genomic interval of Bacillus smithii harbors:
- a CDS encoding S8 family peptidase, with amino-acid sequence MKKKTAFYALLLSVSLALGLNVESGIASANDQPSSQKGEKEVVVVYKNMKGKEAAIENSHDVEHQFKSIPAVSVTADKQDVRQLESNPNIAYVEENVPFQLADSSFQTLSTSRAVSSNEKTWDMQAINASKAWENGVTGKGVKIAVIDTGIASHSDLNIPGGVSTVDYTSSYKDDNGHGTHVAGIIGAKRNGIGIAGVAPDAQIYAVKALDKNGNGNLQDIAEALDWAIANKMDIINMSFGTSTDSKILHDLVDKAYKSGILLVAAGGNNGNSSGTGDTVEYPAKYSSVVAVSSLNSNKNRSVFSATGPEIEVSAPGENIVSTYLNGEYAVGSGTSMAAPHVAGMLALLKQMHPNELNSQLRAEAEKEAMDLGKKGKDDWYGYGMVFYHPLNVSSKSASENVQAKLKIAQQAVASAEKYRTKKYVDAAQQAINSLDNGADKTQLQKRLDAVKKSLSDQAQKLVSYVEHHRSHANVEKALQAISNLPAGAEKNNLLTRINKVQYLINLQQAQKYVNLTQKYKTKSYKSVAQSYISKLPKGSEKTRLQKRLNSMQVR; translated from the coding sequence ATGAAGAAAAAAACGGCATTTTATGCTTTATTGCTGTCGGTTTCTTTGGCTTTAGGGTTGAATGTGGAATCGGGGATTGCCTCGGCGAATGACCAGCCCTCTTCTCAAAAAGGTGAAAAAGAAGTGGTCGTCGTTTATAAAAACATGAAAGGAAAAGAGGCCGCTATTGAAAACAGCCATGATGTAGAACATCAATTTAAAAGCATTCCGGCCGTTTCTGTTACGGCGGACAAACAAGACGTTCGTCAATTAGAGTCGAATCCAAATATTGCCTATGTGGAAGAGAATGTTCCGTTTCAATTGGCTGATTCGAGTTTTCAAACGTTAAGTACAAGCCGCGCCGTTTCTTCCAATGAAAAAACTTGGGACATGCAGGCGATTAATGCATCCAAAGCTTGGGAAAACGGGGTGACCGGTAAAGGCGTCAAAATCGCCGTGATTGATACGGGGATTGCCTCTCATTCGGATTTGAATATTCCAGGCGGAGTGTCCACTGTCGATTACACCTCTTCCTATAAAGATGATAATGGACATGGTACTCATGTAGCCGGAATCATTGGCGCTAAACGTAATGGCATAGGGATCGCCGGTGTCGCACCGGATGCTCAGATTTATGCCGTAAAAGCGTTGGATAAGAACGGAAACGGAAACTTGCAAGATATTGCAGAAGCTCTGGATTGGGCGATTGCAAATAAGATGGACATTATTAACATGAGTTTTGGGACAAGCACCGACTCCAAAATCCTTCATGATTTAGTCGATAAGGCATATAAAAGCGGCATCTTGCTTGTTGCAGCAGGAGGAAATAATGGGAATTCATCCGGTACAGGAGATACGGTGGAATATCCGGCCAAATACAGCAGTGTTGTGGCGGTATCTTCATTAAATTCAAATAAAAATCGTTCTGTTTTTTCCGCAACTGGTCCGGAAATTGAAGTATCTGCACCGGGTGAAAATATCGTCAGCACTTATTTGAATGGAGAGTATGCAGTCGGAAGCGGCACCTCGATGGCGGCTCCTCATGTGGCCGGCATGTTGGCTCTATTAAAACAAATGCATCCTAATGAATTGAATAGCCAGCTGCGGGCAGAGGCGGAGAAGGAAGCAATGGATCTTGGAAAAAAAGGAAAAGATGACTGGTACGGCTACGGAATGGTCTTTTATCACCCGTTGAATGTATCTTCCAAGAGTGCGAGTGAAAACGTGCAAGCTAAGTTAAAGATCGCTCAGCAAGCAGTAGCATCGGCGGAGAAATACCGTACGAAGAAATATGTGGATGCTGCGCAGCAAGCGATCAACAGCTTGGACAATGGGGCGGACAAAACGCAGCTGCAAAAAAGGCTTGATGCCGTTAAAAAAAGCTTGTCTGATCAGGCTCAAAAACTAGTTTCGTATGTCGAACACCATCGTTCTCATGCCAATGTCGAAAAAGCGCTCCAAGCGATCTCCAACCTGCCGGCAGGCGCGGAAAAAAACAATTTGCTAACAAGAATCAATAAAGTGCAATACTTGATCAACTTGCAGCAAGCTCAAAAATATGTGAATTTAACTCAAAAATATAAGACAAAATCTTACAAATCAGTAGCGCAATCTTATATTAGCAAACTTCCAAAGGGGTCAGAAAAAACAAGGCTTCAAAAACGGCTCAATTCAATGCAGGTTCGGTAA
- a CDS encoding RNA-guided endonuclease TnpB family protein, with translation MANKAYKFRLYPTQEQEQLLTKTFGCVRFVYNKMLAERMETYEPFKDDKEALKKQKKFPTPAKYKKEFPWLKEVDSLALANAQLNLQKAYQNFFSGRAEFPKFKSRKARQSYTTNVVNGNIMLLDGYIKLPKLKLVKIKQHREIPSHHIIKSCTVSRTKTGKYYVSILTEYEHQPVQKEVQAVVGLDFSMNGLFVDSEEGKTANYPRFYRQALGKLAKEQRVLSRRKKGSNRWHKQRLKVAKLHERIANQRKDFLHKESYKLAKLYDCVVIEDLNMKGMSQALNFGKSVADHAWGMFTKFLQYKLEEQGKKLLKIDKWFPSSKTCSCCGQVKESLSLSERIFHCDCGFVADRDWNASINIKREGLRLLALTSS, from the coding sequence ATGGCAAACAAAGCATATAAATTTCGTCTGTACCCAACACAAGAACAAGAGCAACTTCTTACAAAAACCTTCGGCTGCGTTCGTTTCGTCTACAACAAAATGTTGGCTGAACGAATGGAAACATATGAACCATTCAAGGACGACAAAGAAGCCTTGAAAAAGCAAAAAAAATTCCCGACTCCTGCAAAGTACAAAAAGGAATTTCCATGGCTCAAAGAAGTAGACAGCCTTGCGTTGGCAAACGCTCAACTGAATTTGCAGAAGGCATACCAAAACTTCTTCTCTGGTCGTGCTGAATTTCCAAAGTTCAAAAGCCGAAAGGCGAGACAGTCCTACACAACCAACGTGGTCAACGGAAACATTATGCTTTTGGATGGTTATATCAAATTACCGAAACTGAAACTTGTAAAAATCAAACAACATCGAGAAATTCCGTCACATCATATCATCAAGTCTTGTACGGTTTCTCGAACAAAAACAGGAAAATACTATGTTTCTATTCTCACTGAATACGAACATCAACCTGTACAAAAAGAAGTACAAGCTGTTGTTGGCTTAGATTTTTCCATGAACGGTTTATTTGTCGATAGTGAAGAAGGTAAGACAGCCAATTACCCTCGTTTCTATCGCCAAGCCTTGGGAAAATTAGCGAAAGAACAGCGTGTTCTATCACGCAGAAAGAAAGGTTCTAATCGTTGGCACAAGCAACGACTAAAAGTGGCGAAGCTACATGAAAGAATTGCGAACCAACGAAAAGACTTTCTACATAAGGAATCGTACAAATTAGCGAAACTATATGATTGCGTGGTTATCGAAGACCTCAACATGAAGGGAATGTCCCAAGCACTAAATTTCGGCAAAAGCGTTGCTGATCATGCATGGGGCATGTTCACGAAATTTCTCCAATACAAGTTAGAGGAGCAGGGGAAAAAGCTTCTCAAAATAGATAAGTGGTTTCCATCATCCAAAACTTGTTCATGTTGCGGTCAAGTAAAGGAGTCTCTATCTCTTTCTGAGCGCATATTCCATTGTGATTGTGGTTTTGTAGCAGATAGAGATTGGAATGCTTCTATCAATATCAAGCGTGAAGGATTGCGACTGTTGGCATTAACATCATCATAA
- a CDS encoding MarR family winged helix-turn-helix transcriptional regulator, with protein MGLTSKTDKIAESFIRLLPLIYNKMNKPVANHKAAPKTSDLTHLQFHILEELFHTKEGISMTQLAQNINISKQQLTPLIAKLAENNYVEKAKNDRDRRFVKLMLTEKGKETVKKRWEDFYYLFCEKIGQLDEEDLIDFDYAIHKIIRILEKLD; from the coding sequence ATGGGATTGACTTCGAAAACAGACAAAATCGCGGAGAGCTTCATCCGACTTCTTCCGCTGATTTACAACAAGATGAACAAACCTGTCGCAAATCATAAGGCTGCACCCAAAACGTCTGATTTGACCCATTTGCAATTTCATATACTGGAGGAATTGTTTCATACTAAGGAGGGTATCTCCATGACCCAACTAGCGCAAAACATCAACATTTCAAAGCAGCAGTTGACCCCTCTGATCGCTAAGTTGGCGGAAAACAACTATGTGGAAAAAGCGAAGAACGATCGCGATCGGCGATTTGTCAAACTGATGTTAACCGAAAAAGGAAAAGAAACAGTAAAAAAGCGCTGGGAAGACTTCTATTATCTATTCTGCGAGAAAATAGGTCAACTTGACGAAGAGGATTTGATTGATTTTGACTATGCGATCCATAAAATCATTCGAATCTTAGAAAAGCTCGATTGA
- a CDS encoding cation:proton antiporter: protein MLVLQLALILAASKLAGNISVRLDQPSVLGELLVGIILGPSVLGVIHDTDILKEMSEIGVILLMFIAGLETDLKEFLRSGKSSTLVAVGGILVPLVGGYFLGEALGFSSEQSWFMGLLLSATSVSISVQALKEMDRLKSPEGTAILGAAVLDDILVMIALAFFMSMIGGEVHFGTMLLTKGLFFAGAIFAAWKVVPWILEKLALLKVDQSVLSAALIICFLYAYLADLSGVSAIIGAYMAGVAISVTEFKHEIFEKTETISYSLFVPVFFTLVGVAAYFHGIGESFWLLVILSILAVFTKLIGASWGAKAAGFSWGSSLGIGAAMVSRGEVALILANIGLEHQLVSQELFTVLVVVVLITTIATPPMMKWFFTVGSKGKTLKNTG, encoded by the coding sequence ATGCTTGTTTTGCAATTAGCGTTGATTCTGGCAGCTTCCAAATTGGCAGGCAATATAAGTGTTAGGCTCGATCAGCCATCTGTTTTAGGTGAACTGTTGGTTGGAATCATTCTTGGGCCTTCGGTACTGGGGGTGATTCATGATACGGACATTTTAAAGGAGATGAGCGAGATCGGTGTTATTTTGCTCATGTTTATAGCCGGGTTGGAAACTGATCTAAAAGAGTTTCTGCGCTCCGGAAAATCTTCCACGTTGGTGGCTGTCGGCGGCATCTTGGTTCCGCTTGTAGGAGGATATTTTCTCGGAGAAGCATTGGGCTTTTCATCCGAACAATCATGGTTTATGGGATTATTGCTTTCAGCAACCAGCGTCAGCATTTCAGTTCAAGCGTTAAAAGAAATGGACCGATTAAAATCACCCGAAGGTACTGCAATTTTAGGGGCGGCAGTGCTCGATGACATTTTAGTGATGATCGCTTTAGCCTTTTTTATGAGTATGATAGGAGGAGAAGTTCATTTTGGAACCATGCTTTTAACAAAGGGATTGTTTTTTGCGGGAGCGATATTCGCTGCATGGAAAGTTGTTCCGTGGATTTTAGAAAAACTGGCGCTCTTAAAGGTGGATCAATCTGTCCTTTCTGCAGCTCTCATCATTTGTTTTCTATATGCTTATTTAGCCGATTTGTCGGGAGTATCCGCTATTATCGGCGCATACATGGCCGGAGTCGCGATAAGTGTAACAGAATTTAAACATGAAATATTTGAAAAGACAGAAACCATTAGCTATTCCTTATTTGTTCCTGTATTTTTCACTTTGGTCGGAGTGGCAGCTTATTTTCATGGTATTGGTGAAAGTTTCTGGCTATTGGTCATTTTGAGCATTTTAGCGGTTTTCACCAAATTAATCGGCGCATCATGGGGAGCAAAAGCGGCCGGATTTTCTTGGGGTAGTTCATTGGGAATTGGCGCCGCCATGGTGTCTCGCGGAGAAGTGGCTTTAATTTTAGCCAATATTGGTTTGGAACATCAATTGGTCAGTCAGGAGTTGTTTACCGTTTTGGTTGTTGTGGTTCTGATCACCACGATTGCAACGCCGCCGATGATGAAATGGTTTTTCACAGTCGGATCGAAAGGAAAGACTTTAAAAAATACAGGATGA